In a genomic window of Rhopalosiphum maidis isolate BTI-1 chromosome 4, ASM367621v3, whole genome shotgun sequence:
- the LOC113548656 gene encoding probable medium-chain specific acyl-CoA dehydrogenase, mitochondrial: MITVNQVFRNVCRNSRCVIGSRKYSEQSQETPFSLELSDTQKEFRDLARKFAREEIIPVAAEYDRTGQYPWDIIKKAHSIGLLNGHIPEHCGGMNMSVMDGCLVAEELGYGCTGIKTALEASGLGQMPVIIGGNKEQQKKYLGRLIEEPLVAAYGVTEPGAGSDVNALKTKAVKKGDEYIINGQKMWITNGGVANWYFVLARTDMDPKAPASKAFTGFIVDADTPGLTPGRKELNMGQKASDTRGITFEDVRVPKENVLTGEGQGFKIAMSTFDKTRPPVAAGAVGLAQRALDEAAKYSLERKAFGVPIAKHQAVAFMLADMAIGIEAARLTYMKAAFEVDQGRRNSYYASISKAYAADVANKCATDAVQIFGGNGFNTEYPVEKLMRDAKIYQIYEGTAQIQRLIISREIIEKAKQNM, translated from the exons atgattacagTTAACcaa gtatttcGTAATGTATGCCGTAACTCTAGATGTGTTATTGGAAGTAGGAAGTATAGTGAACAATCTCAAGAGACACCTTTCAGTCTAG aattatctGATACACAAAAGGAATTTCGTGACTTGGCAAGAAAATTTGCTCGAGAAGAAATTATACCTGTTGCTGCTGAATATGATAGGACTGGTCAGTACCCTtgggatataataaaaaaagcacACTCAATTGGACTTCTCAATGGCCATATTCCTGAACATTgtg GTGGAATGAACATGTCTGTAATGGATGGGTGTTTGGTTGCTGAAGAACTGGGTTATGGATGTACTGGAATTAAAACTGCTCTAGAAGCGAGTGGTTTGGGT CAAATGCCAGTTATCATTGGTGGAAATAaagaacaacaaaaaaaataccttgGAAGGTTAATCGAAGAGCCTTTAGTAgct gcTTATGGTGTAACAGAACCTGGTGCTGGTTCAGATGTCAAtgctttaaaaacaaaagctGTGAAAAAGGGTGatgaatatatcattaatggACAAAAAATGTGGATAACTAATGGTGGTGTAGCCAACTGGTATTTTGTATTAGCTCGCACTGATATGGACCCTAAAGCACCAGCTAGTAAAGCATTCACTGGTTTtattgttgatgctgatacacCTGGACTTACGCCTGGGCGAAAA gaATTAAATATGGGACAAAAAGCTTCAGATACTAGAGGAATTACTTTTGAAGATGTTCGAGTGCccaaagaaaatgtattaactggTGAAGGACAAGGCTTTAAGATTGCTATGTCAACATTTGACAAAACTAGACCACCTGTAGCTGCTGGAGCCGTTGGCTTAGCTCAAAGGGCATTGGATGAAGCTGCCAAATATTCGCTTGAAAGAAAAGCATTTGGAGTACCCATTGCTAAACACCAA GCTGTTGCTTTTATGTTAGCTGATATGGCCATTGGTATTGAAGCTGCTCGACTTACATATATGAAAGCTGCATTTGAAGTTGATCAAGGACGACGCAATTCTTATTATGCATCAATTTCTAAAGCCTATGCTGCAGATGTGGCAAATAAATGTGCAACTGATGCTGTACAG ATATTTGGTGGAAATGGTTTCAACACAGAATACCCTGTAGAAAAGTTAATGAGAGATGCTAAAATCTATCAAATTTATGAAGGTACTGCACAAATCCAACGGTTAATTATTTCAAgagaaattattgaaaaagccaaacaaaatatgtaa